TAGAGGCGATTTTGACTCGACATAAGTAGCTAATTTTGGTTTATCAAATAGCTACCATTTATATACAATAAATTGGGTTTTGCGCCGGTATGTCTTGCAAATAGTTGTCTTCAAATGCTGTATCGCATGTTGCCGTGCCATAATTTGATCTGGCAAACCAATAGTCACAAACTTGGAGAATAATGAAACTAGAATTTCATTAGGTTAACTTGGCAAAGGGACCTGGTAGTCTCATGGGTTAACAAAGTGCCACAACGATATGCGAAGATTCGGAATTCTGGCTTAGATAAAGTCAGagatagaaataattttatattttttcacctCCAACTACCCTTACTTCTGGTAATAAAGTTAATTGTTGCTCATTTGCAGTTGAGGGTGGTACTGGACTCCACGAAATAAAAAGTGCGTGTTaatcatattcaaaaaataatttgttcgAATCAATTTTTCTGGGTCTAGAACATACTGAACACGCTTCTGTCAGTATATCTCAGTCAGTTTTAATGTCAGTGTCGAACGCCGAGGAATTTCTGAATTGCGATATTATCATTCCGAATCTGGCGATGCAGTTGAAAAcggaaatttgcaattaagAATACTGTTTTAGTGAGGAAAATATTAGattttgcaagttttaaaatatagcCACTGGTGGCGTCTCCATGTTCACTGTATTTCAATGACAAAGAAATCCTTTATAATcataaaatccaattttctaTAACATGGCTGATAGTGAACTTCCATTGGAGCCAACTGCAAAGAATCAGAAATACTGTTTACAGTAAGTATTCATACATCTAAgcctatatattattatacaggatggCGCAGGAAGGACTTACGACTTATGGTGATACTAGTAAAGAAGTTGTTATTGTACTATGAAGTGGATCAAATAAATTCCTCCAACTTCACTTCTTTCATGAGAGATATTGATGGAGATGACAGGTGTAACATTGGACAATTTATTCATATAAAATGGACAAAAATTAGAAGGAATAATCAAGTAAAAGCTCAATGCGGCATAGCAAATTAACAGGCATTGTCAATGTAATTGTCATTAACCACAAATATATTGtcagtaaaaatattaatcacATACCCCAATCCATCAGAGACTTAAAAGAGACAAGGTTTTGAAATCGAGTGACAAGAAACCCATATAGTGTTAAGGGATTTTCGGGTGTACAAATGCTATTTTGCCttaatttatatgttttattttatttatattttctaatttcttgcaattttatcattcttttgcttacaattatttttttacacttaTATATTAGAAAAGTTCAATGAGAATTTTACCTGTGCTAAATCTTGTGGATaatgtttgagcaaataaagaaatttaattatttttttatattattattattattatatgagCATTATCAAGTGAGTTATTATTATCTGAGAATcaagataaaaatgaaataataaaggCTACTTGCCTTCTGTACTTTGTTTTCCTTCACCAAGACATATATGTATTTAATTGTAACATAAgtagctttaattttttttttaagatcatGATGTAATATACTTACATTATTTGTAGGTACTACAATACAAGAACATGCCCTAATGCATCAAACTGTACATACAACCATAAATTAAGATACGAAGTTGAGCCAGTAGCATTTCTGAAAggaacagatttttttcttggtGAGCCACCAACGTTTGCAAGTGAAAAATTGTGCTACTTtcataaattaggaaaatgtaTTTATCAAGACAAGTGTAGGTTTTTACATGATAATGATAGCAGTTTAATGAACCATGGAGGTAGCTGTTCAGAAATAAGTGAAATTAAGTGGTAAGTTCTATATTAATACAATATATAAtcaatatgtaaaatttttaatttagtatatacattatgaatatttgttaaagttCATATTGGCcattaagtaaataattgtaataacATTTGTGTCACATAAGAATCTAAACTATATTTTAtcttactaaaattttatatgttaTTTGGAATTATTCCAAAAAAGCAGATTTGTGGAATAAATTCTACACTGCatgattttgtattttagCGTTGAACAGTTGCCTTCAACATCTTCGCAGCCAAGGCAGCATGGTGATACCATTATAGAAGAACAACTAGATTCTCATAGTAACATCATTATAAGGAACAGGTAATtatgatttttccaaattaataaatatattacatattCACACAATGGGGTGCAccaaaaaagatttaaaaaagtattataataattattagagTATGCACTAGTATACTGACCCTAAGGTTTTACATTAGTGGAAAGTCATATCCTGAAATTTGTTATAACTATATAAATTCCCTGACATCTTGTATTTTTTCACTTGCCGTAAATATTACCAAATATTGAGTTTGTACTTCCATTTATATTCCTGACAATATCATGCATTTTACTTCAGAAttgaaacttaaatattttgcttaGGCAGTGAAATacaaaggaaaatttttagtgaattaatttttaaagcgaAGTGTCTGAGGTCCGACCTAATCACATGGAGGTCGAGAATACAGATGAAGCAGCGAGTGCTTCATGTCTGACAGTTGGCGCCAGTAATAGAAATTGGGCGGATGCTCCCGAGTTCGTCCCccgcaataaacaaaaaagttacgcCGAAGTAGTAAACCCAGATGCACACTTGAATAGACTCGACAATAGGAAACTATGTCCATACACGACAAAAGAAGGCTTCTGTGTTAACGTGTCGACCTGTTCCAACGTACATGGAGAATTCTGTGATATGTGTGAGAAATATGTTTTGCATCCATATAACGAAGAAGAAAGGAAGAAACATCAGCAGGTTCGTTCAGAcacatttgaacatttaccCGTTTAAATAAATGGCTATATTAATAAGTGCAAAAATTGAGGGTTTCTTGTTACTTGAActgcaaatatctcaaaaagagAGGTCGTTGGTAGCTCTTACAAagtgtatcttttttttacatgCAAAACGTTATGGATTacgatttttatataatattttgtcGTTTGTTTAAGGACATAGATTATTTTACGGTTaaactttggaaaaatatacagaaCTTTTTAAGTCCACTCTGTAAGACCTTTctgttgaaattcaaaaatgttaggGTCAGTGGTATTTTTCGATATCCAGTAAAATCTCGGATTACACTGTACATTTGGCCAGTAGTTTATATCGAGTATCCATCGATTGGCCTCTAAACGCTATTTAAACCCCAAATAACCTGGGTTAACGTAATgattaaaaagtgaaattaataCTTAGATAGTTTTATGTTAGGAATGCATCAAGCAACATGAGAAAAATATGGAACTATCTTTTGCGATCCAGCGGTCAAAGGAAAAATCGTGCGGCGtctgttttgaaataataatggaGAAAGCGAGTGGAGAGCAACGCTTCGGTATTTTGCCCAACTGCAATCATTGTTTTTGCTTAACCTGCATCAGAAAATGGCGTCAGGCTCGGCAATTTGAGAACAAGATAATCCGGTAGGTGCCATAAACCAAAAATACTAAACAATCcttatttattctttataaGTATTTATATACGTATACTTacctaaatttatttaatcgcACATAttactttttactttttcttgtGCCTCCCGTTTAGAATATATTGACCGATTGAAGCTTAACCGCATAAGTAAAAGTTTCGGAAAATGAATCAATGGTCATTTAATAAAGCTGAATTAACAACTACAATATCTATAGTGTttatattatgaaaatattatagATCATATAATACGgccaatatatatatatatatattttttttttaatagggcTTGTCCAGAATGTAGAGTAACGTCAGACTTCGTGTGTCCAAGTATGTACTGGGTAGACACTAAAGAAGACAAGGACAAGTTAATTGACGATTACAAGAAAGCCCTCTCGCGTAAAgactgcaaatatttcaaacgtGGTGAAGGAAAGTGTCCATTCGgcaataaatgtttttatatgcATGCAACTCCAGATGGGAATAAAATCGACGTTGGCCCACCGCAGCGTCAAAGAAGACATAGAAATGTAGAGGCGGATATGGATGTACTTCAAGTAAGTTATTCGACGTAACGATTGTATTAGTGTAGGATTGttggaaacaaaaattctattgAATTTTACAGGAATGACGACAAGCATTTTTTGATCCGTCATTATCTATTCCAAGTTTAAATTCCTGATTTAATAAGAAGACTTTTAAATctcacattttatttata
This region of Euwallacea fornicatus isolate EFF26 chromosome 3, ASM4011564v1, whole genome shotgun sequence genomic DNA includes:
- the LOC136350416 gene encoding probable E3 ubiquitin-protein ligase makorin-1, producing MADSELPLEPTAKNQKYCLQYYNTRTCPNASNCTYNHKLRYEVEPVAFLKGTDFFLGEPPTFASEKLCYFHKLGKCIYQDKCRFLHDNDSSLMNHGGSCSEISEIKCVEQLPSTSSQPRQHGDTIIEEQLDSHSNIIIRNSEVSEVRPNHMEVENTDEAASASCLTVGASNRNWADAPEFVPRNKQKSYAEVVNPDAHLNRLDNRKLCPYTTKEGFCVNVSTCSNVHGEFCDMCEKYVLHPYNEEERKKHQQECIKQHEKNMELSFAIQRSKEKSCGVCFEIIMEKASGEQRFGILPNCNHCFCLTCIRKWRQARQFENKIIRACPECRVTSDFVCPSMYWVDTKEDKDKLIDDYKKALSRKDCKYFKRGEGKCPFGNKCFYMHATPDGNKIDVGPPQRQRRHRNVEADMDVLQVMLWDFLDERDLPWQSLADDLEDLVSFFTDSDESDWSDYELFLD